One Luoshenia tenuis DNA window includes the following coding sequences:
- a CDS encoding HD domain-containing protein has translation MENKIITIDDVRNDPQISALVHYANHIMSVMGYTEHGPRHVGVVSRVTTDILRELDYPKRTLELAEIAGWVHDVGNIVNRTDHGLNGAVMLLPILQQMGMPIEEVLRIVSAVGNHEEQHGTPVSEISAALIIADKSDAHRSRVRRGRYNPEDIHDRVNMSIKKNWVEVDKANRVIRFELIMDGTSSVLEFLQIYMSRMVMSEDAAHFLGCRLEIVINGMIINNHIKNLEAAKANLEKRNDNLDK, from the coding sequence ATGGAAAATAAAATCATTACGATAGATGACGTGCGCAACGATCCGCAGATCAGCGCGCTGGTCCACTATGCCAACCACATCATGTCCGTCATGGGCTATACCGAGCACGGCCCGCGGCATGTGGGGGTGGTCAGCCGGGTGACGACGGATATCCTTCGGGAGCTGGATTACCCCAAGCGCACGCTGGAACTGGCGGAGATCGCCGGTTGGGTGCACGATGTGGGCAATATCGTCAACCGAACGGATCACGGACTCAACGGCGCGGTGATGCTGCTGCCGATCCTGCAGCAGATGGGCATGCCCATTGAGGAGGTGCTGCGCATCGTATCGGCCGTGGGCAACCATGAAGAGCAGCACGGCACCCCGGTCAGCGAGATCAGCGCGGCGCTGATCATCGCCGACAAGAGCGACGCGCACCGCTCCCGCGTGCGGCGCGGCCGCTATAACCCGGAGGATATCCACGACCGGGTAAATATGTCCATCAAGAAAAACTGGGTGGAGGTGGACAAGGCCAACCGGGTGATCCGCTTTGAGCTGATCATGGACGGGACCAGTTCCGTACTGGAATTTTTGCAGATATACATGTCCCGTATGGTGATGAGCGAGGACGCGGCCCACTTTTTGGGCTGCCGGCTGGAGATCGTGATCAACGGCATGATCATCAACAACCACATTAAAAACCTGGAGGCTGCCAAGGCGAATCTGGAGAAGAGGAACGATAATTTAGACAAATGA
- the aac(6') gene encoding aminoglycoside 6'-N-acetyltransferase — MCGGEKVSIRRAGREDSARLAALAKALWPQQDQEALRQELEGLCTQREAALFLAECGAQAVGFAQCQLRRDYVEGTHTSPVGYLEGLYVCPALRGRHVGLQLLKACENWARTMGCLEFASDCTIENAGSQAFHQKADFTQAARIVCYTKRL; from the coding sequence GTGTGCGGAGGGGAAAAGGTAAGCATTCGCCGCGCCGGGCGGGAGGATAGCGCCCGGCTTGCGGCCTTAGCCAAGGCGCTGTGGCCGCAGCAGGATCAAGAGGCGCTACGGCAGGAGCTGGAGGGACTGTGCACCCAGCGGGAGGCCGCGCTGTTTCTGGCGGAATGCGGCGCCCAAGCAGTAGGCTTTGCCCAGTGCCAGCTGCGGCGCGACTATGTGGAAGGGACGCATACCAGTCCCGTGGGCTACTTGGAAGGGCTCTACGTATGCCCTGCTTTGCGCGGCAGGCATGTGGGGCTGCAACTGCTCAAGGCCTGTGAGAACTGGGCCAGAACCATGGGATGCCTGGAATTTGCCAGCGATTGTACCATCGAGAACGCCGGCAGCCAGGCCTTCCACCAGAAGGCGGATTTTACTCAGGCGGCGCGCATCGTATGTTATACCAAAAGGCTGTAG
- a CDS encoding zinc ribbon domain-containing protein yields MKKKILSLCAAVILLAALFAAPGLAAADTRTYELEDLELSIEIPNSYGVTAQGVVGNRAVFALLGVDPEEFWADYEGTDIYLSAVGIDPLREVNIATFEVEDVFTIDVDTLKNAPSYLIDQQIDYFLEDSEVTDCRTYETDQALYIVADLEQRQSGGYVHMYFTVIGGQGYNIGLYTYGQQAGFTQEQELEAMVDSIDYHNLPLGGLGYDSSYDTAYRAGETIGRITAITAIPGFLLSIAALVITLCMANKRKKQREYQRAQEMAALGQQEAVQPVVTWEAPQQAPEEPVEAAAQPEKDKMDTEQESGGVVLPTEGSQPAPEAEPRPAVKPRFCTECGKPLPENAAFCPECGKKVQK; encoded by the coding sequence ATGAAGAAAAAAATACTCAGTTTGTGTGCAGCGGTCATTTTACTGGCCGCCCTGTTTGCCGCGCCGGGCCTGGCGGCGGCGGACACCCGTACCTATGAGTTGGAGGATTTGGAGCTAAGCATCGAGATCCCCAACAGTTATGGCGTAACGGCGCAGGGGGTGGTGGGCAACCGGGCCGTATTTGCCTTGCTGGGCGTGGACCCGGAGGAATTTTGGGCGGATTACGAGGGGACCGATATCTACCTAAGCGCCGTAGGGATAGACCCGCTGCGCGAGGTCAATATCGCGACCTTTGAGGTGGAGGACGTATTTACCATAGACGTAGATACCCTGAAAAACGCGCCTTCCTACCTGATTGACCAGCAGATAGATTATTTTTTAGAGGACAGCGAGGTCACCGATTGCCGGACGTATGAGACCGATCAGGCGCTGTACATCGTAGCGGATCTTGAGCAGCGGCAAAGCGGCGGCTATGTGCATATGTATTTTACGGTGATCGGCGGCCAGGGCTACAACATCGGCCTGTATACTTACGGGCAGCAGGCCGGTTTTACCCAGGAGCAGGAGCTGGAGGCGATGGTGGATAGCATCGACTATCATAACCTGCCGCTGGGCGGATTAGGATATGATTCTTCTTATGATACCGCCTATCGGGCGGGGGAGACCATCGGCAGGATCACGGCGATCACCGCGATACCGGGCTTTTTGTTGTCCATTGCCGCGCTGGTGATCACGCTTTGCATGGCCAATAAGCGTAAAAAGCAGCGGGAATACCAGCGCGCACAGGAGATGGCCGCGCTTGGGCAGCAAGAGGCGGTACAGCCCGTCGTTACCTGGGAAGCGCCCCAGCAGGCGCCGGAGGAGCCGGTTGAGGCAGCTGCCCAGCCGGAGAAAGATAAAATGGATACGGAGCAGGAAAGCGGCGGGGTCGTGCTCCCCACAGAGGGCAGCCAGCCAGCGCCCGAGGCGGAACCGCGTCCGGCGGTAAAGCCGCGCTTTTGCACGGAGTGTGGTAAACCCCTGCCGGAGAACGCGGCTTTCTGCCCGGAATGCGGCAAGAAGGTGCAAAAATAA
- a CDS encoding VOC family protein: MENFSVLGFGHVGISVRDIARSRRFYEEMLGFKVVWEYHFPDRELLFMGNGSVVVEFLQTDSALADGPLNHLSILVDDVERAKAELESKGVKFETELLLDADLYPRGEKFAIFRGPDNERLQLEQIL, translated from the coding sequence ATGGAGAATTTCAGCGTTTTAGGCTTTGGGCATGTGGGCATCAGCGTGCGGGACATTGCCCGCTCGCGGCGGTTTTATGAGGAGATGCTGGGCTTTAAAGTGGTGTGGGAATATCACTTTCCGGATCGGGAACTGCTGTTTATGGGCAACGGATCGGTGGTGGTGGAATTTTTGCAGACGGACAGCGCGCTTGCGGATGGACCGCTCAATCACCTCTCCATTTTGGTAGACGATGTGGAGCGGGCGAAGGCGGAGCTGGAGAGCAAGGGCGTTAAGTTTGAAACGGAGCTGCTGCTGGATGCGGACCTTTACCCGCGCGGAGAAAAATTTGCGATCTTCCGCGGGCCGGATAATGAGCGGTTACAGTTAGAACAAATACTTTGA
- a CDS encoding THUMP domain-containing class I SAM-dependent RNA methyltransferase, with translation MRKFHLIATAAFGLEGVVAAELRRMGYEVETENGRVRFCGTMADIARCNLWLRVADRLLIEVGSFKATSFEELFEGVRALPWEEYIPKEGCFPVSGKAVASQLMSVPDCQAITKKAIVERLKQKYPVAWFEEAGETYKLEVGLLKDVATLTLDCSGAGLHRRGYRPLTAQAPLRETLAAALVLLCRWHPDRTLWDPMCGSGTIPIEAALIGRNIAPGLNRTFAAEDWRWMDKDVFRQARAQALEAIDRERELHIIGTDIDERVLSTARFHAKSAKVEKDIHIQCQPLSEMRTSREYGFIVCNPPYGERMGQIREAEQLYREMAKVFATLPTWGKNVITSYPNFERVYGRRADRRRKLYNGKLQCQYYQYLGPRPPWLDRARQAAAQSDD, from the coding sequence ATGAGAAAATTCCATTTGATCGCCACGGCGGCCTTTGGGCTGGAGGGCGTGGTAGCGGCGGAGTTGCGCCGCATGGGTTATGAGGTAGAAACAGAAAACGGACGCGTGCGCTTTTGCGGCACGATGGCGGATATCGCCCGGTGCAACCTGTGGCTGCGGGTAGCGGATCGGCTGCTTATCGAGGTGGGCAGCTTTAAAGCGACCAGTTTTGAAGAGCTGTTTGAAGGGGTCAGGGCCCTGCCTTGGGAGGAATATATCCCCAAAGAAGGCTGCTTTCCGGTGAGCGGCAAGGCCGTAGCCTCGCAGCTTATGAGCGTGCCGGATTGCCAGGCGATCACCAAAAAGGCGATCGTGGAGCGGCTCAAGCAAAAATACCCCGTCGCCTGGTTTGAAGAGGCCGGGGAGACCTATAAGCTGGAGGTGGGTCTGCTAAAAGATGTAGCGACTTTGACGCTGGACTGCTCGGGCGCGGGGCTGCACCGGCGGGGCTACCGGCCGCTGACGGCCCAGGCGCCTTTGCGCGAAACGCTGGCCGCGGCGCTGGTGCTGCTGTGCCGCTGGCATCCGGACCGGACGCTGTGGGACCCCATGTGCGGCTCGGGCACCATTCCCATTGAGGCCGCGCTGATCGGCCGCAATATCGCCCCGGGGTTGAACCGCACTTTTGCCGCGGAGGACTGGCGCTGGATGGATAAAGACGTGTTCCGTCAGGCCCGGGCTCAGGCGTTGGAGGCGATCGACCGGGAGCGGGAGCTGCATATCATCGGTACGGACATCGACGAGCGGGTATTGAGTACAGCGCGCTTTCACGCCAAGAGCGCCAAGGTGGAAAAAGACATCCATATCCAGTGCCAGCCGCTAAGTGAAATGCGTACCTCCCGGGAATACGGGTTTATCGTATGCAACCCGCCTTACGGCGAGCGGATGGGCCAGATACGGGAGGCGGAGCAGCTTTACCGGGAGATGGCCAAGGTGTTTGCCACCTTGCCCACCTGGGGCAAGAACGTAATCACCTCTTACCCCAATTTTGAGCGGGTATATGGCCGCAGAGCGGACCGGCGCCGCAAGCTGTATAACGGCAAGCTGCAATGCCAGTATTACCAGTACTTAGGGCCGCGCCCACCCTGGCTGGACCGGGCCAGGCAAGCGGCCGCACAATCGGACGATTAA